DNA from Synechococcus elongatus PCC 6301:
AAGACAGCACTGTATGCGATCGCGAAAAACGTGAAATCAGAGCTGTTTTTAAGAGCATCAAACAGTCTATTAACCAGCGTCTCCAGGAAGCCCAAAAGACAGCTAGTTGGATCCTCACAAAAACCTACGGGATATCGAGTCCTGCGATCGCACTCTCTTGCGATGGTTATCTGTTGCCTGCCGCTAAGTTACTAGCTGCGAATAAGCAGCCTGTCTCCAAGACTGCGGATATTCGCAATAAAGGATGTGCCAAGATTGGTGAAACCAGTTTTGGCTACCTTAATCTTTATAACAATCAACTTCAATATCCTTTGGAGGTTCATAAATGTCTACTGGAAATTGCAAACAAGAACAATCTGCAACTATCCCTCGATCAACGTCGAGTCCTAAGTGATTATCCTCAGGACGATCTCGACCAGCAAATGTTTTGGCAAACTTGGTCTAGCCAAGGAATCAAAACTGTTCTAGTCGTTATGCCTTGGGATTCCCATCACGATAAACAGAAAATTCGTATTCAAGCGATTCAGGCAGGCATTGCTACTCAATTTATGGTGCCGCTACCAAAGGCTGATAAGTATAAAGCTCTTAACGTCACTCTTGGACTATTGTGCAAAGCAGGTTGGCAGCCTATCCAACTTGAATCCGTTGATCATCCCGAAGTAGCTGATCTGATTATTGGCTTTGATACCGGCACGAATCGAGAGCTCTACTATGGAACTTCTGCCTTTGCCGTTCTTGCTGATGGACAGAGCCTAGGATGGGAACTACCTGCTGTACAGGGGGGAGAAACATTCTCAGGTCAAGCGATTTGGCAAACTGTCTCGAAGTTGATCATCAAGTTTTATCAGATTTGTCAGCGCTATCCTCAGAAGCTGTTGTTAATGCGAGATGGATTAGTCCAGGAGGGTGAATTTCAACAAACAATCGAGCTACTAAAAGAGAGAAAAATTGCTGTTGATGTTATCAGTGTTCGGAAAAGTGGAGCTGGACGTATGGGGCAAGAAATCTATGAAAATGGTCAGCTTGTCTACCGAGATGCAGCCATCGGTAGTGTAATCTTACAGCCAGCCGAACGCTCATTCATCATGGTGACGAGTCAACCTGTGAGTAAAACGATTGGAAGTATTCGACCACTACGAATCGTGCATGAATATGGCAGTACGGATCTAGAGCTTTTGGCTCTGCAAACCTATCATCTGACCCAGCTTCATCCAGCGAGTGGTTTCCGCTCTTGCCGCCTTCCTTGGGTGCTGCATTTAGCCGATCGGAGTAGTAAAGAGTTTCAGCGAATTGGACAAATTAGTGTTTTGCAAAATATCAGTCGCGATAAGTTAATTGCGGTCTAAGCGTGATGGCTCAGTACTCGCCCGAGCCACGGCTGGATGCAATTTATGGGTACAGCCTCTAGGATGGCGTCAACGCAGAGGGCGAAGCCGATGGAGATGCCCCGCATCAGTCGCGATACAGCCCGCATGTT
Protein-coding regions in this window:
- a CDS encoding argonaute PAZ domain-containing protein — protein: MDLLSNLRRSSIVLNRFYVKSLSQSDLTAYEYRCIFKKTPELGDEKRLLASICYKLGAIAVRIGSNIITKEAVRPEKLQGHDWQLVQMGTKQLDCRNDAHRCALETFERKFLERDLSASSQTEVRKAAEGGLIWWVVGAKGIEKSGNGWEVHRGRRIDVSLDAEGNLYLEIDIHHRFYTPWTVHQWLEQYPEIPLSYVRNNYLDERHGFINWQYGRFTQERPQDILLDCLGMSLAEYHLNKGATEEEVQQSYVVYVKPISWRKGKLTAHLSRRLSPSLTMEMLAKVAEDSTVCDREKREIRAVFKSIKQSINQRLQEAQKTASWILTKTYGISSPAIALSCDGYLLPAAKLLAANKQPVSKTADIRNKGCAKIGETSFGYLNLYNNQLQYPLEVHKCLLEIANKNNLQLSLDQRRVLSDYPQDDLDQQMFWQTWSSQGIKTVLVVMPWDSHHDKQKIRIQAIQAGIATQFMVPLPKADKYKALNVTLGLLCKAGWQPIQLESVDHPEVADLIIGFDTGTNRELYYGTSAFAVLADGQSLGWELPAVQGGETFSGQAIWQTVSKLIIKFYQICQRYPQKLLLMRDGLVQEGEFQQTIELLKERKIAVDVISVRKSGAGRMGQEIYENGQLVYRDAAIGSVILQPAERSFIMVTSQPVSKTIGSIRPLRIVHEYGSTDLELLALQTYHLTQLHPASGFRSCRLPWVLHLADRSSKEFQRIGQISVLQNISRDKLIAV